The Terriglobales bacterium sequence CGCGGGATCGGGCGCGATATAGCCCGATTCGCCGGCTCCCACCGAGTACCAGTCGCGGTAGGTGATCGATCCAGAACCGCTGCGGCTGGTCGTGGCCACGGTGCCGCTGTCCTGCTGGCTGCCGTAAACATAATAAGGAAACTGATTGTCGGTGGTGGCGTGATACATCTGCGCGGTGGGCTGGTTATTCCAGGAGCTCCAGGTGCCTCCTCCATCCACTGTAACCGCTGCTCCCTGGTCGCAACCCAGAATCATGCGCTTCGGATTCTGCGGATCGATCCACAGATCGTGGTAGTCGTCGCCCCCGGGTGCGCCTTTGAAGGCTTTGAAATTTCGTCCTCCATCCAGCGAGCGGTACAGCGCGACATCCGACACGTACACCACATCGGGATTTCCGGGATCGAGGGTGAGTCTGCTGAAATACCAGCTCCGCTGCCGGAAGCGGGGGTCGGCACTCATCCGGTGCCAATTCTGTCCAGCATCGTCTGAGCGGAACAGTCCACCTTCTTCCTTGGCATCGATCAGCGCATAGACGCGGCGTACGCCTTTGCCCTCGCCGACTACGATGCCGACCCTGCCCCAATCTTTCTGCGGCAGGCCGTGTCCGGTCAGCTGCGTCCAGTTCGTGCCACCGTCAATCGACTTGTAGAGCCCGCTGCCGGGTCCGTTGTCGGGCTGATACTGGCTCCACGGCGTCCTGCGCGCATTCCACAGCGCGGCATAGATCACCTGCGGATTGGCTGGCTCAAACGCCAGATCGATTGCACCTGTGTTGTCGTCTTTGTAGAGGATCTTTTGCCAGCTCTCGCCACCATCGCTGGAGCGAAATACGCCGCGTTCAGCATTCGGACCATAGGCATGCCCCAGCGCTGCGACCAGCACACGTTGCGGATTGCTGGGATCGATCAGGATTCGCCCGATTTGCATGCTGTCGCGCAGGCCGAGGTGCTTCCAGGTACGGCCGCCGTCCGTGGATTTGTATATGCCATTGCCAAACGAGATGTCGGAACGCATGTCGGCTTCGCCGCTGCCCACGTAGATCACGTTGGGATCGGAAGGAGCAATGGCGAGCGCGCCGATGGAGCCTACCGGTTGTTGATCGAAGATGGGCTCCCAGGTGACTCCGCTGTTGGTGCTCTTCCACACCCCTCCGGCGACCGCGCCAAAGTAGTAGGTGTTGGGTTGACCAGAAATGCCGGCAACTGCCAGCACGCGCCCGCCGCGAAACGGGCCAATCATTCGCCAGCGCATCTCCTGGTAAAGCTTGGGAGGAATTTGTTGTGCCACCGCTCCGCAGGTAACCAGGACAAGGATGGCGAGCCCGCCGAGAATCTGCAAAAAAGAGAATTTCTTTTTGATCATTCTTTCTTGGAGAACCGATAACTGAGTGTAACAGCCGGGGGATCCGGAAACCTCCAGCCTGCCCGGCTATTTGCAGTCACTCCGTCCCTGCATTTCTACTTTCGGCCTTAAAAGGGTCATCCCGACCAGGGTGCAGAAGGACCACAAAGCTCATTGATCTTCAGGCCTGGACCTCTACAGTATTAACCCCAGTTATTTTTTAGTCAGGAGTTATAAGGGGTGAGGTCCCCAATTGCTGAAAGCTTCTTTCACTTCGGCATTGCCTTAAGCAAGCCTTCCAATCCGTTCCAGGCAATCTGCACTCCGATGCACAGCAGCACAAAGGCGATCACCCGCAGGATGCCCTGCACGGTAGAAGGAGAAATTTTCTGCGTGATTTTAGGCGCATAGGTGTAGCAGAGATAAACCGCGTAGCTCAGCGCGACTACCGCGATGGCAATCCCAACGTGCCCCAGCGCATTTTTCAGCAGTACGCTGCTGGATGCGTGAGCACTCAGCGTGAGCATCACTACCACAGAACCTGGGCCGGCAGTGATAGGAAATGTTAGCGGATAAAAAACCTTGTCTTCCAGAGCGCCCTGGCTGTTGCCGGGCTCCACCGTATGGCCGCTGGCTGCCGCGCCACTGCTTTGGTTCAGCAGGCCCCACCCAATGGCAGCAATCACAAATCCGCCCGCCAGTTGGACCACCGGTAGCGAGATTCCAAAGAATGACAGCAACGTCGCACCCACTGCCTCAATCACCAGCAGAAACAGCACCGTGCTGATCGCCACCTTTTTCGCCAGTTGCCGAAATTCGCTGACCGGCGCCAAGCCCACGATTCCCATGAACATGAGGGCAGAACCCAGCGGATTGATGAGCGGCAGCAGCGCACTGAAGGCCAGTCCGAAATATTTCAGGATGGTTAACATTGGTGCTTTTCCACGCCGCTAATGCAAGCGCCACAGCGAGGGTAGGTGATCTTAACGGATAGCCGGCCATCAGTCACTTAGGGTGACGACGAAAATGGATGGAAGAGGCGATAGGGAAAGGAACCTGCGCGAGCCGCTGATCCGCTCACTTCTTTGCGCGCGCTTCGGCTTCTGCCAGCCAGCCGCGCCGCAACTGATCCTCGGGGATGCTCGACAGATAAGGCTTGATATCGAGAATAGGAGTTCCATCCAGCATGTCGATGCCGCGAACGTGCAGCAGCGTACCCTCGCGTCGCAGAAGCTCGACGGCGGTAAGGCCAATCGGGTTGGGACGGAACGGCGATCGCGTCGCAAACACGCCATGCGTTTTGTCGTCGCTGGGCGGTTTTGCCATCAGGTCGTAGCCCTCCGAGCGGTGGAAGGTCCAGACGACGATCAAATGCGAGAATCCCTCGATGTCCTTCAGCCCGGGCTCGAACTCCGGCAGGATTTTGAGCACACCCTCGGCGTCGTGCTTTGCGCCCAGGCCCATGGGAACATCCGCCGTGTCTTTGTAAGGACTGCTCACAAATCCTATTGGCCGCGGCGTGAACATAGGAGCTAGAGCATCTTCAAGAAATCTTCCCAAGGTGTTGCCATCAGAGTTTCTGTTACCGCGTGGCCGTGCGCGCGAATGATCATGGCTGCCCTTTCGACATCCCGGGGATCCTTCGCTTCCACCACATCGACCACATCGAAGCGTCCCATGGTGGCATAGCTGCTCTTCCAGGTGACGTTAGGACACTCTTTTTTGATCTTCGAGGAAACCGAATCCGCCAGCTTCTTGAACTCCTTGGGCTCGCGGAACGCTTCCGGAGACAACTGGCTCAGAATAATGTAAGTCGCCATGTGGCACCTCCTGGCTGGATCGGCGTGTGCCCACAAGCACGCGATCGCAGCAGTCTTCACGCTTCATCATCGGGCGGCCCCGCAGCCCCGGCAAGATCCTGTGGCCGGATCTTTTCGACGTTGAACCGTCCTGCGCGCTCGCGCATAGTCTTCAGCACTTCTTCCAGTGGCGGCGGCTCGCCTTTGATCCAGCGCAGTGGATTGATGCGCGCCACCACAAACGAGCGCAGATATGGGCTGACCAGCCCGCGCTCTTTCAGTTTTTTTACCGCCCCGGCGACCTTGTCCTCGAGGTCGAGGACCATGGCCGCGTGTTTTTCGTGATCTTTGACAGCGGAACGCAGCGGATCATCAGTAAACGACTCGAGCCGCCGCAGAATAGGATGGTAAACGCCCCCACCAAAGCGCGGAATTTTTTCGTAGCAGACTCCCAGGGTAACCAGCGCCGCCTCGTCGAGATAAAAAGAAAACTGGGATTCCGGCCGCGTGGCATCTTCCTCCACCAAGCCGCGGTAGATGCGTATGACCTCAAGCGCTCGTTCCTTGAGGTTGTGCGCCTTCTCGGTGTTGAGCGCCAGAATCTGCCACGCAATCTCGCGATCGGCCACCACCAGGGCGGCGATCGATTTCGCGCCCAGGCGGCGCATGGCCTCCAGGCGATGCCGGCCATTGGGAGTCCAGAACCCGCCGCGCGGCGCAACCACTGCGATGATGGGATCGAGGAAGCGTCCAGTCTTCAGAATCACATCGGCGAGCCGCTTGTGATGCGCGTCAGAAAGGTCGCGCTGAAAAGGAGTGGGCTCGACCGCGTCGATCGGCAAAATCGAAAGCAGCACTGGATGCCCGCCCAGCGGCTCTTTGTATGATCCCACAACGCAGCCGCCGGATTTTTCGATCGCGCCTGAGACCTCAGCAGCAGCGGCTCTCGGTTCGTCGAGACGGCATTCGGCGGGGCTGAGGCCCTTGGTGCCGGGCTTGGCCTTGCGAGGACGCCGTCGTGCAGCTGCGCGCTTGACCATGCGAGAAGGCTATTGTAGCCGTAGCGCTCGTATGCTTTCGTGGAGTCGGAATTGGTTGCTCTGAATACCTGGCCGAACATCACTCCTGCTGTACAAAGATAATTGCGACCCACCCTTCGCTGCGCTCAGGGCACCCGCAGTTTGGATCGTGTGGAGCGGGGGCCCACCCGTCCGACTACGCGCCCCAGGTCTGGTCCCCATAGTTTTCGCGCAGATATTTGTTCTGGCAACTGGCGGAGCAGAAATGCACCGCATTCCGTTCGCCGGCACGCTGCTCGTCCCACTTGCCAAGCAGGGTGATTGCGTACTTCATCACCTTTCCCGGCTTTCCTGTGCCTTCCAGGGCCAGCAACCACTCTTCGCCTTCGCCCTTGCGCTTGCCACAATATCTGCAGATGAACTCCATTGCGGGTACTCCGCTCGCTGCATGGCCCGCCTTTCGGCTGCTTTTGGCGAAGGGTGGGGATCGTCCGCAGTCACGCCCGAATCGTCAGCACTGGGCACTTGGCATGACAAATGAGTTCATGGCTTACCGCCCAGGAGAGATGAGCGGAAGCTCTCGCAGACACCACCGAATTTGCTCCAATCACCATCAGGTTTGGCTGATGTTTTTCAGCCGCGTTCAGGATCTCTGCCGTCGGCACTCCAAATTCCACCATGAACTTCGTCTTGCAGCCCATCATCCGGGCGTCCAGCGGGAGCAGGTCCTCCAGTCTGTCGCGATTCGCCAGCATTACCTCGTCTTCAAATTTGGTCGTGGCCACTTCATCGTCATAGAAGGCTGTGCCCAGTTCACCCAAGGGCAATGGCTCACCCCGTACCACGTACAGGAGGATGAGTTCGCCACCAGACTCGCGAGCGAAGAACAACGCATACGGCACCGCCTTTTCCGAAGCCGGTCCAAATTCGGTAGCGAAGAGAACTTTATGAAATTCCCCCGTCAGCGCGGCGGAAACAATGCTGTTGGGTCCTACTGTCAGCACGGGACAAGCGGCCAGCCGTACCATCTCCTCGGCAATCGATCCGACCAGCAGCTTTTCAAGTCCTCCCCGTCCGTGGGTTCCGAGCACGAGCAGGTCCACCCGTTCTTCACGCATCAGATGGGAAAGGACGTTCCACACCGAACCGCGCCGCAGCAGTAGTTGATGCCTGGTCTGCTTGAGTTCGTCCCGCTTGGCGAGCGTTTCCATCTCACGGGTTGAATATTGCCACTGCAGTTCTTCTGAGAGCTCTGGAACCAAGGGCGCGTCGGACTCCGGAATCACGTGGACCACCGAGATTTTGGCATCGTGGCGGCGAGCGATTGCGGTCGCATATTCGAAGGCCTTTTCCGACGCTGCGGAAAAATCAGTTGCCAGCAGGATGCTCTTTAGCCTGACACTATTTGCTTCCCGCGGCACTTCCACACAAGCACTCATAGTGCGCTCCTTTCCGTTTCGCCATTTCGCCCATTTGCGATGACTTACGCATCGTTGCCCATTTTTATTTATATCTGCCGGAACCCCAGAAATCAGTGATACAGGGCGGGCCTTGGGCCTGGGTGCCTAAATGAGACTGGCGTCAAGCAGCGCGTTTGGCGGTGTCTCCGCGCATCGCCGTAATCAACGCACACTCCGCAACTCGGTGTAATATCGAGAGTAGATTGCCCGTGCCTTGTGATGGCTTTCTACGCGGAGGGATGCGTGAGCGGTCGAAACGGGCGGTCTTGAAAACCGCTGTGGGGGAAACTCCACCGGGGGTTCGAATCCCTCTCCCTCCGCCATTTGAATGACGGGTTCCTTCGCTGCGCTCAGGACTTGGGCAGCGGGCTCCGACGCCCGCAAAATTGGCTCAAGTTAGAATCTCTTTTAGGATCGCCTTTCGGCGGAGGTAATCCTACCGGTAGCCCCTGGAAGGAGAAAACATGCAGAAGCGGAAACTGGGAAAAAGCAATCTCGAAGTCTCGGGGATCGGGCTCGGCTGCATGGGCATGACTTTTGCCTACGGCCCCTCCAAAGATAAAGAGGAGATGATCTCTCTGCTTCACGCCGCCGTGGAACACGGCGTCACATTCTTCGATACCGCCGAAGTCTACGGCCCATTCGCGAACGAAGAACTGGTGGGCGAGGCCCTGGCTCCTCATCGCGGCAAGGTGGTGATCGCCAGCAAGTTCGGTTTCAAACTGAAGCCCAACGGAGAACCTGGGTGGGTGGGCCTGGACAGCCGGCCAGAGCACATCAAACAGGTCGCCGAGGGGTCGCTCAAGCGGCTCAAGGTTGATGCGATCGATCTGTTCTATCAGCATCGGGTTGACCCCGACGTGCCCATCGAAGATGTCGCCGGGGCGGTGAAGGAGCTGATTCGCCAAGGCAAGGTTAAGCATTTCGGCCTCTCGGAAGCAGCCGCCAAGACGATTCGCCGCGCGCACGCCGTTCAGCCGGTCACCGCGGTGCAGAGCGAATACTCGCTTTGGTTCCGAGATCCGGAAAAAGAAGTCCTGCCGACTTTAGAGGAACTCGGAATTGGCTTCGTGCCCTATAGCCCTCTGGGCAGGGGATTCCTCACGGGAAAGATCAACGAAAACACACAATTCGACAGCTCCGATTTTCGCAACACCCTTCCCCGCTT is a genomic window containing:
- a CDS encoding universal stress protein, which encodes MSACVEVPREANSVRLKSILLATDFSAASEKAFEYATAIARRHDAKISVVHVIPESDAPLVPELSEELQWQYSTREMETLAKRDELKQTRHQLLLRRGSVWNVLSHLMREERVDLLVLGTHGRGGLEKLLVGSIAEEMVRLAACPVLTVGPNSIVSAALTGEFHKVLFATEFGPASEKAVPYALFFARESGGELILLYVVRGEPLPLGELGTAFYDDEVATTKFEDEVMLANRDRLEDLLPLDARMMGCKTKFMVEFGVPTAEILNAAEKHQPNLMVIGANSVVSARASAHLSWAVSHELICHAKCPVLTIRA
- a CDS encoding GYD domain-containing protein, which encodes MATYIILSQLSPEAFREPKEFKKLADSVSSKIKKECPNVTWKSSYATMGRFDVVDVVEAKDPRDVERAAMIIRAHGHAVTETLMATPWEDFLKML
- a CDS encoding MarC family protein; protein product: MLTILKYFGLAFSALLPLINPLGSALMFMGIVGLAPVSEFRQLAKKVAISTVLFLLVIEAVGATLLSFFGISLPVVQLAGGFVIAAIGWGLLNQSSGAAASGHTVEPGNSQGALEDKVFYPLTFPITAGPGSVVVMLTLSAHASSSVLLKNALGHVGIAIAVVALSYAVYLCYTYAPKITQKISPSTVQGILRVIAFVLLCIGVQIAWNGLEGLLKAMPK
- the tsaA gene encoding tRNA (N6-threonylcarbamoyladenosine(37)-N6)-methyltransferase TrmO; amino-acid sequence: MFTPRPIGFVSSPYKDTADVPMGLGAKHDAEGVLKILPEFEPGLKDIEGFSHLIVVWTFHRSEGYDLMAKPPSDDKTHGVFATRSPFRPNPIGLTAVELLRREGTLLHVRGIDMLDGTPILDIKPYLSSIPEDQLRRGWLAEAEARAKK
- a CDS encoding aldo/keto reductase; protein product: MQKRKLGKSNLEVSGIGLGCMGMTFAYGPSKDKEEMISLLHAAVEHGVTFFDTAEVYGPFANEELVGEALAPHRGKVVIASKFGFKLKPNGEPGWVGLDSRPEHIKQVAEGSLKRLKVDAIDLFYQHRVDPDVPIEDVAGAVKELIRQGKVKHFGLSEAAAKTIRRAHAVQPVTAVQSEYSLWFRDPEKEVLPTLEELGIGFVPYSPLGRGFLTGKINENTQFDSSDFRNTLPRFTPEARKANQALVDVLGKIAERRKATPAQIALAWILAQKSWMVPIPGTTKLARLEENLGAAHIQLTSDDLRDIDGASAKIPVQGARYPEQLEQMAGR
- a CDS encoding ParB N-terminal domain-containing protein, which gives rise to MVKRAAARRRPRKAKPGTKGLSPAECRLDEPRAAAAEVSGAIEKSGGCVVGSYKEPLGGHPVLLSILPIDAVEPTPFQRDLSDAHHKRLADVILKTGRFLDPIIAVVAPRGGFWTPNGRHRLEAMRRLGAKSIAALVVADREIAWQILALNTEKAHNLKERALEVIRIYRGLVEEDATRPESQFSFYLDEAALVTLGVCYEKIPRFGGGVYHPILRRLESFTDDPLRSAVKDHEKHAAMVLDLEDKVAGAVKKLKERGLVSPYLRSFVVARINPLRWIKGEPPPLEEVLKTMRERAGRFNVEKIRPQDLAGAAGPPDDEA